The Tripterygium wilfordii isolate XIE 37 chromosome 21, ASM1340144v1, whole genome shotgun sequence genome segment gtggtaataaacatagatcacaagtctccggaagctttctcttgttgttgatgcatctctctttgtttccgtctctggtcatgtaacctttcaagcgcttcacatcggaCAACTTCATtgactttacaataaaatcctctactccttcttccaagcatctgtcgattcgagtcactacgttctcagatgacctgattaccaccggaatctctctcaaggcagacgattccttgattttctttagcaactcatctcctgtcattccaggcatacagtaattggtgataattagatccactttcaaactatcaaacccaacaggacaattattctcctcgtctaatcccagaaactgaagtattcttattccactgtccactgcagttactttacaggaagtaatcttgagcaacctttcaatgactggtctattaacaaggttgtcatcgacagccaaaacgtaaacctcctcagaatcagacatagaatgatccattcccacttgatcaacaagaaaattaagagtcaatttcctcacaaactgccccattatattttttttgttgttcattttcattgttttagtaattcacaactgtaatcttatactataaggatggcaaagacatgagtgaattggtgttttttttttttgttttttttttttcatgcatgactatgaacttatttagtttgacaaaatgcaatgactgtgcctacgtgaatgcatgagagaagaaaccaataatggaaattacaattaaaaatgtgtaagacAAAACATCGACGACAAATgagtaaatcacacaaaaatagaatatgccattacactgggtaacctaaatttctggaggttttgggcatggatctagggctttataaagtgcttgggtaagtttatctaactattctgcgaggtcccagatcatgttgcttttaaaatcccaactattgggacaaaagctcctcccttaacttttaagagaagtcgatccggtgaggatatcttccactacccatgcggagacggaatctcacgagaatagtggtcaaccctctctaatactaaaggtagagcccagctggtaggctacagtgagtgtaaatgtataagatgacaaatactttaccacaacaaaataaatcaacatctctgacatataaaggaaacaaacaattaatcatacaagaagaagtaaccgtagccaatcaatttaatcatatgggcttgaccctcttaggtttaaaaaacctggtgtccccagcagagtcgccagttgtcgcaaccggggtcacgacgcagaccggcgtttgaggatgaaaaatgtttagagtcgccaccaattgatttaaggtgcaattggacaccgaaaagacctgcgaaccagagaaaagggtacggggatcgattgagtgtggggaaggtgttaggcaccccacaactcccgtttgaaaacggttacccggattaatctaatggctatcttatggaaacttgctctttgcaaggtgtaattgttaaagtttgaattattactttcaacacacttatcaacttatgatagtgtttgaaaaagaaagcttagaatattactatcaatttatgatagtttttatttgaaaataggtttaaaataacactatccacttatgatagttttgggaaaagatttgtaagaatactatcaacttatgatagcattaaaaaaaaaattgtaatattactatcaacttatgatagtttttttatttggagacacactaccaacttttgatagatttaattttaaaacaccaacttatggtgttaacgataaaatgtcctaccaacttttggtaggtttaattttgaacaccaacttatggtgttaatgataaaatgtcctaccaacttttggtaggtttaattttagataccaacttatggtttatttaataaaatgccctaccaacttttagtaggtttaattttaaataccaacttatggcataaatgataaaatgacctaccaacttttggtaggtttaattttaaataccaacttatggcataaatgataaaatgacataccaacttttggtaggtttaattttaaattccaacttatggtataaatgattatttggaaaagtgtcatctatcaatttaacctattattgccaacttatggcaaattcataaatgaaatcaaataaggttcgtaattcaaataaaggaaatcaacttatgatttctttaattgaaatgacctatattcaattttaagcctatatattcataatccacacttgtacaaataatccaaataataaatgtcgaaattatacaaatcgacatgaataagataaattacacaatatggggggccaaatatacacaaattgtaataaaccaaacaaaatcttgaaattgctcaagcctccatcaactcgtccaaataatatccaagcccgagcctcgtccaacaaaacaaacataaagagagggaaaaatagaatactcaaatgtaaatcaagatttaaatcgaatcaagaccacattatgagattcacacgtatccaaaccaagaaaatcaaatccaaatatggtctctcccgcttttttccaacaagaaatagaagaaaaaaaaatgcaaagagaaagggctcaacatattagtatcgaaaacactcccaagcatcacatatgtccaaggtgaatgcaagaaacaccatgtctattcttagtcaacatccgaggatgctaaaaatgaatcaaacattgaaatcaagtgtaaatagagcaatacttgagtgaaagatatgaggggtatgaagcttctaccaaaaaatccaaagaatcggttttccccttctctccttctctccttctctccttctcttcttctcttcttcctctcccctctcttcctctcttcctctcttctttttttgtttttcttcaccaaagccaaagcctctcctttttttcttcctctcctttttttcttcctctctctcacgcctcctctcttcctctctttttctttttgttttgtttcctctctcccccctcttcttattctttttctttctcttctccttccccttttcacttcccttttttttttaccctacttttggccactttatcttttccttccccttttcacttccctttttcacttcccttttttttttaccctactttcggccactttatcttttccttctttttttcacttcctttttttttaccctactttcggccactttatcttttccttcttttttcacttcctttttttttaccctattTTCGgtcactttatcttttccttcttttttatatttttttttatatatttttttatatattttttatatgatatatatatatttttaatatatttgtttttattattattatttttgtattttgtatttttttggccggacgaaaaccgggtactacaatcTTCTCCTAATCAAACATGTGATTGacaaaagcaaataaaattAAGTAATTAGTACTTAACAACATTAATTAATGGAGTACTAATCAAACTTGGGAGGGATGATTCAGTTTTAATTTTACAGACCTTCCTCTCAAGATTGTTCACTTGTTGCTGTAAAAGCTCATACTGTTTTGTCCAAATCATAAACCAAAACTCATTAATTACATTAAGTATCCGATGATATTATACACAAGCGAACATGATGTAGAACATGTTCCATAAATGTTTATGCACCTTTTTGATCATCCGAAATTCAAAATTGTCTagtaaaaagaaattaaaaacttaAATCTCGGAATCAAGGTTTTGAGTCAACCCGCAAAGTTTCACGCGATTCCAAGGTTTAAGCTTTTGATTTCTATTACATAGTTTTGAACTTGGGGTGATCCAAAATGTGCATAAACCTTTCTACAACATGTTCTACATCAAAACATGCATGTGGCCCAATTTCTAAGGTTGCAACTCGATCATGAGTTTCAATTCCTatcttgtgcatgagagttgttccGTTTCATTAATGTATATATGCATGAAGAGGttgaaagaacaaaattataCCTTTCGAGCTCGAACCTTATAAATTGAATGCTCAAGTTGCTGCTCGATATCAATGAGTTCCTCAAATAATTGCACATAACGCAAGTCATCACCCATGTAGCGTTGCAGTTTCAGTTGGAGGTTGGTGGTTTCTTTTCTCATATtcatcaactcaaaatgcattTGATCAACCTGAAAATAATTGATGAGTGTATTTAGTAGCAGTACtcatcaaacaaattaaatcatGATCAAATTAAtctcaaaattaattatatatataaaaaaggatACAAGGTTTTTAATTATTAGTATAAAGACTTGCAGTTGTACCGGATCATGGGAACTCTCTGGAATCTGGGTTCCTTTAGAAACATGGTACCTTCTTATGAGCTGCTGCATGCTGCTTCAACCAAAATTCTTCATTTAAGCATTATAgtttcataattattttttttttaaaaaaatacttttcaCTGAATTAATGCAGAAGAGCTAATTAGGAGAATGGAGATCATCTAAgattattaaatataaatttcaatcattgaaaacaataaaattagaCACAAGTGATCGAAATAACCTAGCtctattgaagaagaaaagagttactgttttaaaaatattaaaaaaaaaattatgggttTATGACAGACCGTACAAATTTAACTGGCCCAAAAGACCAGTCTGAGGAAGAAATCTGCTCTTCATCATGAACAAAAGTCATGAAGACAAACCCACATCAACATCATACATAACAAGAATTTCATATATGTCAGGAGAAAAGGGGACCGCCTGTTTGGTGTAGCGAAACCACAAATTTAAAGAAACTCAAAagttttttgataaaaattccgAGTTTTTGAGGTAATAATAGTGTCAAACTTTGCATTTAAAATAGACTAATTATAATCAAAATTTCCCGAATTTGAGAACTCAAAAATCATTAGAAGAGAAAAGCTAATTAACATAAAATCAAACAACTTAAAATTATGTCAATGGAGATGAACAACACTATATAGTTGATACAATACAATAGAATATAATTCAAGGAAAGAATGAAGCTTGAGAATGGAaagtgaattaattaattacccgGATGATTCACTGCAGTACTGAAACAACTTGCCAGTGCTGGAGAAGATGATGAGTCCAATTTGAGCATCACAAAGCACAGAGAGCTCATGAGCCTTCTTCAAAACCCCTACTCGACGTTTCGCAAACGTGACTTGCCTTGTGTTCTTGTCCTCAATCCTTCTGATTTCTATTTTCCCCCTTCCCATTTTTCTCCACCCTAGCTATAACTTGTGATTAAGACGTACAAAGAAAGAAACCAAACAAGTTGTATGTTAttacttctaaaaatttattcatTCAAGGCCTAGAAAAATATAGGTTATAGTACAGTAAGAAAGGAAAAGTTTTGTTTCTATAAACCCTAACCAGTAACCATCACCTATGAACTATtaagaaatagagagagagaggagatggAAGAAGCAGGAAGGAATTAAGAGAAAGCTGTGTGGAGAGAAGTTGAAGACATTGTAGTGTTTTACCTCTGCTGACTGCTATCTTCACTTTGCCTGAGTGGGTATGGAACTTTGGAATGAAGTGTTAGTGAGGGAGATCAGAAGGTACCTCTGTATTTATGCAATTTAGCAACTTTACTATAATGCCACTCACTGGCTCATGAAGTAATTGGCATAGTGTTATATTTTGAGAGGGGTAGATTGGTACATGTGTGTGTTTTGTGTTCAAATGTGTGAGACTataacatgcatatatatatatatatatatacacacatatatagatatatatgtatgtatgtgatGCCTACTGCTAGCATGGCCTTGCCTCTGATCTGTAATGTGGGGCAAATTGTATGTTCTGAGACAAAGATGACTCACACAAGTTTACCTGTGCTGGTTTTCATGATATTGCATTCCACTGTCATTTTCTACTCTTCAAATTCACATTCAAATACACAACGTTGTATGTATATTGTGTGTATTTTCTTGTTTCTCGACTAAATTCTTCTGGGTCAATATTTATTTAGGTTAAATTATCTTGAAACCCATAAGAGatttcaatttaattaataGATAGTTTAGCTAGATTGAACTTGTGCATTTGTCTCAATGGTTATATATATGGGTTTTGATTTCAGATATGGTGTGGTAGAACTGTAATTCTTGAGAGAGAGGGCAGATAAGGAGCAAATGGGTTGATGTCATGCATGCTGTGACTTTCATCCCCAGTTGGTCCCTCCCCTACCCTGCCAGCCGATGTTGTTTTATGAAACTTTCCAATTTTGGGAAGAGGCAGAGGTAGCAAGGAAGCTGCAGGCTTGCTACAATTAAGCGTATTCAGATCAAGTGAGAAAGTGCATGCATTAATCCAATCCATCGCAGTCAAATTTCAGGTTATCTTCATGAGTGCTAGTCATTAAGAGAAAATCTTCTGGTGGAGCCCTCTGCATCTTCTGGGTTCAAAGGACTAAGACCCAAATGCTTGAAGTTGAACAGTTGCACCTTACAGAATAAGGAAACTGAGTTTGAATTCAAAAGGTCCCAGAAAATCGGAGAGATTAATTCAAATAGCCGTTACTTAATATTAAACTGGGTTACCTAAATTCTAGGAAAACAGAAAATCAGTAAAATAAATCCAAAAGCAATCAAAGTACATCACCACTTAACATATCAATGAGAGAAACATATTggaaaaacaaatacatgtctCTGCCAGCTATACACATCTTGGACTTTCAATTTCTCATGATCCGGCCATTCTTTTTGacccaacattttttttataaccgaaaactacatcatataaatttacaCTTTGAACATTTGACATTGACCTAAACTCAGGTCGTCAAGCCTACGCACACAGAAATTTTTCACCTGACGATAGAGTACTTTCTAACCCAAATAGATATATATTGGAGATAGAAAATTAAGACACCATTAATTTATATGTATGTACAACTTCtttctcaaaagaaaaaaaaaaaacatatgacAAATATAATTCCacccacaaattttttttttaatacagggGAGGGAATGGAGTAACTCGAATTCGAGATCGTTATgaaataccacacacatgagtgtcattttAGCAAGTGGTGATTCTCACAAATTATTTTGTTATGTATAGGATCTTAGCCATATATAATTATGAACTTAATTTGCTAAGTCAAACTTTGAAACCTGCAACTCTTCACTTGGTATATGTGCCACCCATTGTTTTATGTACATTAACGTGGCATTACTTGTTACCTATATTAATCAACATCAATGGTAATTTGCTCAACAGAATATTCTATCAAGATTATTTGAAGTAAGGCCCATGGACCAATGGCTCATATTTCCTTGCCCAGCAACACTTGTAGACACCAAACAATTGTTGGCCCAAAGGCCCAAGTAGCCCAAACAAAGAATTAGACTTGAAGATGTCAAACACCCACTCTAATCTTTTTTATCTTTTGGGGAATTGGTGCCTTCCATCTTCTGCGTAGCTTCCTTCCTTCAAAGTCCAAATAACAATTCCGtctataaatttttagaagctaAGACTGTGTTTGCTCCAAGATTTCTTTCCTTCTTCACATTACTTGGATCAGAAGCTAAAAAAGTTCAACGTCCATGGATCTGGCACCAGAGGAGCTCCAATTCTGTAGCATATCAGACATTCTCAGAGAATCGACCTCAATCCCCAAACGCTCCCCTAAAACCTTTTACCTCATTACATTAACCCTAGTCTTCCCTCTCTCCTTCGCAATCTTAGCCCACTCGCTCTTCACCCACCCACTTTTAGCTCAACTCGACGAGTCGGACCCGGATCACAACGCGACCAGGACTCCGCATCCATGGACCCTGCTCCTGGTCATCCAGTTCTGCTACCTCATCTTCCTATtcgctttctctctcctctccaccGCGGCGGTCGTGTTCACCGCCGCTTCGCTCTATACTTCGAAGTATGTGTCCTTCTCTAACACGCTATCGGCTATTCCCAAAGTGTTCAAACGATTGTTTTTGACCTACTTGTGGGTGGCGCTCTTGATGTTGGTTTACAATTCTGTTTTCTTTGCGTTCGTGGTCATTTTGGTGATCGCGATTGATTCTCAAAATACCTTTTTGGTGTTCTTCTCTCTGCTGGTGATTTTCGTTCTCTTTTTGGTGGTTCATGTGTATATTACGGCTTTGTGGCATTTGGCGAGTGTGGTGTCTGTTCTGGAACCGGTTTATGGGTTTGCGGCGATGAAGAAGAGCTATGAGTTGCTGAAGGGAAAGACTCGTATGGCGGTAGTGCTTGTTTTTCTGTATCTGGGGATTTGTGCGATGATTGGGGGTGTCTTTGGGACGGTGGTGGTTCATGGTGGAGCCAGATTTGGGGTTTTTGCGAGGATTGTGGTTGGTGGGTTTTTGGTAGGGTTGTTGGTGATTGTCAATCTGGTGGGACTGTTGGTGCAGAGTGTGTTTTACTATGTTTGCAAGAGCTACCACCATCAGGGGATAGATAAAAGTGCTTTGCATGATCATCTTGGTGGCTATCTAGGAGAGTATGTGCCTTTAAAGAGCAGCATTCAAATGGAGAACTTGGATGCTTGACAAGAGATGGAGATTGGCATTGCTTTATGTAAGTTTTCATGTATGAATTCCTGGCAGTggtattatttttgtaatttgtgTATCTTTAACTTGTGATGGTTGTTCTAAATGGTATAAAGCTGTCACTTAGTGATATAGACCATGTTACTAGTATATGGAAATTGACTGTTATTTACTTACAATGTGATGAATGACATTATTATAATTGCCCTTTCTGATGGctgttttatgtttctttttttttttcaataatagaGTGTTTGGTTGTGGATTTGTTGTCGCTGATACACTGAAATGAAGTTTTCATATCAAGTAATGTTGTACTTGCTCATCTCTGGTGTTGAATTCCTTGTCCATCCTTTTCTGTATTACTTGTATGGACATATGGTCGTTTAGGtaggtttttaattaaattttaaggtAACATTGGAGAAAATTTATGTCTGTTTTATGGTCTTTTATAACTCTGGAGAAATATAAAACTAAAAGTGCAAACTTTGTAACAATGGTGAAGATGCTTCATTGCAAACCTAGACATCAGAAGTTCAAGTCATGAAAACAGTTAACCCATTGGAATGTACTCTAATTATGAATTGGTTTGATGCTCAATTCTCTTATTCTGCTTGTATTCTTGATGATATTCGTGAGATATAGCTTCCTGCAAGGATTTAGATAAATCTGTCTGCAATTCAATCATTGATTAATCCGGCACTTCATTCTCTCCTTTCAAATTGTAGTCTTGATGGTATTAGTATACAAATTTGGT includes the following:
- the LOC119988014 gene encoding uncharacterized protein LOC119988014, which encodes MDLAPEELQFCSISDILRESTSIPKRSPKTFYLITLTLVFPLSFAILAHSLFTHPLLAQLDESDPDHNATRTPHPWTLLLVIQFCYLIFLFAFSLLSTAAVVFTAASLYTSKYVSFSNTLSAIPKVFKRLFLTYLWVALLMLVYNSVFFAFVVILVIAIDSQNTFLVFFSLLVIFVLFLVVHVYITALWHLASVVSVLEPVYGFAAMKKSYELLKGKTRMAVVLVFLYLGICAMIGGVFGTVVVHGGARFGVFARIVVGGFLVGLLVIVNLVGLLVQSVFYYVCKSYHHQGIDKSALHDHLGGYLGEYVPLKSSIQMENLDA
- the LOC119989922 gene encoding MADS-box protein FBP24-like, which produces MGRGKIEIRRIEDKNTRQVTFAKRRVGVLKKAHELSVLCDAQIGLIIFSSTGKLFQYCSESSGMQQLIRRYHVSKGTQIPESSHDPVDQMHFELMNMRKETTNLQLKLQRYMGDDLRYVQLFEELIDIEQQLEHSIYKVRARKYELLQQQVNNLERKVCKIKTESSLPSLISTPLINVVKY